The stretch of DNA CGAAACCAGTGCAAGGCGCGCACGTGCTTCCTCGTCGAGCAGCCCGGCTGCCTTCTCGGTCAGTTCGAGCGGGCGCCTGGCGAAAAGAAAGCCCGCGCCGTCAGCGATTTCGTTGAGGTTCTTCGCACGCACTTTGAGCACGGGCATGGCCTCGATCAGGAGCGCGCGGTCGGCGTTCTCGGGCAGGTGCGGCAGGACCAGATCGGCCAGCACTTCGTCATTGGCCTCGCGGATGTAATGCCCGTTGAGATTCTCGAGCTTCTTGAGGTCGAACCGCGAGGGGCTTTTGCCCACCCCATTGAGGTCGAACAGCTCGATCGCTTCGCTGCGGCTGATCTCTTCGCGATCGCCATAGCCCCAGCCGAGGCGCAGCAGGTAGTTGAACATCGCATCGGGCAGGATGCCGAGTTCGTCGCGATAGGCCGCAACGCCCACCGCGCCGTGGCGCTTCGACATCTTCGCGCCGTCCGAGCCGTGGATGAGCGGGATGTGGGCATAAACCGGGTCCTCCCACCCGCCCTCGATGTCCTGCATCGCTCGGTAGATAGGAAGCTGGCGGAAGGCATTGTTGAGATGGTCATCGCCTCGGATCACGTGAGTGACGCCCATGTCGTGGTCGTCGACCACCACGGCCAGCATATAGGTCGGCGTGCCGTCGGCGCGCAGGATGATATAGTCGTCGATCTCCTCGTTGGCGACCGAGACGCTGCCCTGCACGCGGTCCTCGATCGTCATGGTCCCGGTCAGCGGGGTCTTGAGCCGGATGGTGTAGGGCGCGCCTTCGGGGGCCTCGGAAGGATCGCGGTCGCGCCAGCGCCCGTCATAACGCATGGGGCGCTTGTTCGCGCGCTGCTCGGCGCGCATCGCCTCGAGTTCCTCGGAAGTTGCGAAGCACTTGTAGGCATGGCCCGCCTCGAGCAGTTGGCGCGCGACTTCGGCATGGCGCGGGGCGCGCTGCGACTGGAACACCGGCTCTTCGTCATAGTCGAGGCCGAGCCAATCGAGCCCCTCCAGGATCTTGTCGATCGCCTCTTGAGTGGAGCGCTTCTTGTCGGTGTCCTCGATCCGCAGCAGCGCCTTGCCGCCATGGTGACGGGCGAAGAGCCAGTTGAACAGTGCGGTGCGCGCCCCTCCGATATGAAGAAAGCCGGTCGGCGAGGGGGCGAAGCGGGTTACGACCGCGCCGGTGCTTTCGCTTGCCATGAAGTGCGATTTCCTTTTCAATACGGCGACTTCCAAGTGGCCTTGACCCTGGGGGGAGGTGGCCGATGGGCGATGCGCCGTTCATACCTATGGGAGACGG from Erythrobacter sp. encodes:
- the gltX gene encoding glutamate--tRNA ligase; its protein translation is MASESTGAVVTRFAPSPTGFLHIGGARTALFNWLFARHHGGKALLRIEDTDKKRSTQEAIDKILEGLDWLGLDYDEEPVFQSQRAPRHAEVARQLLEAGHAYKCFATSEELEAMRAEQRANKRPMRYDGRWRDRDPSEAPEGAPYTIRLKTPLTGTMTIEDRVQGSVSVANEEIDDYIILRADGTPTYMLAVVVDDHDMGVTHVIRGDDHLNNAFRQLPIYRAMQDIEGGWEDPVYAHIPLIHGSDGAKMSKRHGAVGVAAYRDELGILPDAMFNYLLRLGWGYGDREEISRSEAIELFDLNGVGKSPSRFDLKKLENLNGHYIREANDEVLADLVLPHLPENADRALLIEAMPVLKVRAKNLNEIADGAGFLFARRPLELTEKAAGLLDEEARARLALVSQALAQENHWTSEALEATTKALAEELGLGLGKLAQPMRAALTGTTTSPGIFDVLVLLGRDEALARLDAQAA